In a single window of the Elaeis guineensis isolate ETL-2024a chromosome 6, EG11, whole genome shotgun sequence genome:
- the LOC105047049 gene encoding LOW QUALITY PROTEIN: ATP-dependent Clp protease proteolytic subunit 3, chloroplastic (The sequence of the model RefSeq protein was modified relative to this genomic sequence to represent the inferred CDS: inserted 1 base in 1 codon), producing METIATPFALSPPSPPSSKLSSSLFLSHGXLFSSDSYRRDAAAAPSLAAAPLRRKAHQSVRAAALTGCRSTLSEGWDLSGSVAGTSWLPRLEELDTTNMLLRQRIVFLGSQVDDMTADLIISQLLFLDAEDQKKDIKLFINSPGGSVTSGMGIYDAMKLCKADVSTVCFGLAASMGAFLLASGTKGKRFCMPNARVMIHQPLGTAGGRTTEMGLRIREMMYHRVKMNKILSRITGKPEKQIEEDTDRDNFMNPWEAKEYGLVDGVIDDGKPGLVAPIADSTPPPKTRVWDLWKIEGSRKARQNLPSEQKLSQNGYKAGSGSDEEKGEEQSKEAPTAV from the exons ATGGAAACCATTGCGACCCCCTTCGCCTTGTCGCCGCCTTCGCCTCCCTCTTCTaagctctcctcctctctcttcttatCTCATG GCCTCTTCTCCTCCGATTCCTATCGGCGAGATGCTGCGGCGGCGCCGTCTCTGGCCGCCGCCCCACTCAGGAGAAAAGCGCACCAGTCCGTCAGAGCTGCTGCGCTGACGGGCTGCAGGAGCACGCTTTCGGAGGGGTGGGATCTGTCGGGCTCGGTGGCTGGGACTTCTTGGCTGCCGAGGTTGGAGGAGCTCGACACCACCAACATGCTCCTCCGGCAGAGGATCGTCTTCTTGGGCTCCCAG GTGGACGACATGACTGCTGATCTGATTATAAGCCAGCTCTTATTTCTAGATGCAGAAGACCAGAAGAAGGACATCAAGTTGTTCATCAATTCACCAGGTGGCTCTGTGACATCTG GAATGGGAATATATGACGCTATGAAATTGTGCAAGGCTGATGTTTCTACTGTTTGCTTTGGTCTTGCGGCATCCATGGGAGCATTTCTGCTTGCTTCTGGAACCAAAGGAAAGAGATTTTGCATGCCGAATGCAAGGGTCATGATTCATCAACCACTAGGAACAGCTGGGGGCAGA ACAACTGAGATGGGGTTACGGATTAGAGAAATGATGTACCACAGGGTGAAGATGAACAAAATTTTGTCAAGAATTACAGGAAAACCTGAGAAACAG ATCGAAGAGGACACGGACCGTGACAATTTCATGAACCCTTGGGAGGCCAAGGAATATGGATTGGTAGATGGTGTTATAGATGATGGGAAACCAGGCTTGGTTGCACCAATAGCAGATTCAACACCTCCTCCAAAAACCCGTGTGTGGGATCTTTGGAAGATAGAGGGAAGCAGAAAAGCTAGGCAGAATCTGCCTTCAGAGCAGAAGCTTTCCCAAAATGGATATAAAGCTGGCAGTGGGAGCGATGAGGAGAAAGGCGAAGAACAGTCGAAGGAGGCTCCTACAGCTGTATGA